In the genome of Limisphaerales bacterium, one region contains:
- a CDS encoding TIGR00159 family protein produces MEAIILAQANLPPFIEEIWEWIKLDWTWILRGVVEIAALAVGIYYMFNLLQRSRGWPVVVGFLVLIGITTMIAMLKLQVLSWLLQQLFLFTTVAILIIFQPELRRLLAELGNLPLFSSEEESPLDVDAVVQATHRLARHRVGAIMAIEQTIDIHQETQSGVLLDSALTPEMLDSIFFPNSPLHDGGVVIRADRIMYASCIFPLTRRLDVNRTLGTRHRAAIGLSEETDAIVVIVSEETGDISYCHAGALHANVSVNQLKDFLTEKLKADAAPVEKLTFAARVKDSLRDLGQIINKKLRPKDRS; encoded by the coding sequence ATGGAGGCAATTATTCTCGCACAGGCGAATCTACCGCCGTTCATCGAGGAAATCTGGGAATGGATTAAGCTCGATTGGACGTGGATTCTCCGTGGCGTGGTGGAAATTGCCGCGCTGGCAGTGGGCATTTATTATATGTTCAACCTCCTCCAACGCTCGCGTGGCTGGCCGGTGGTGGTCGGCTTCCTCGTGCTCATTGGCATCACCACCATGATCGCGATGCTCAAGCTGCAGGTGCTGAGTTGGTTGCTGCAACAATTGTTTCTGTTCACCACCGTGGCCATCCTAATTATTTTCCAGCCGGAGCTGCGCCGGCTGCTTGCCGAGCTGGGCAATCTCCCGCTCTTTTCCTCCGAAGAAGAAAGCCCACTGGACGTGGACGCCGTGGTGCAAGCCACCCACCGCCTGGCACGCCATCGCGTGGGCGCCATCATGGCCATTGAGCAAACCATCGACATTCATCAGGAAACCCAAAGCGGCGTGTTGCTCGACAGCGCGCTCACGCCTGAAATGCTCGATTCCATTTTTTTCCCCAATTCGCCGTTGCACGACGGAGGCGTGGTTATCCGCGCCGACCGCATCATGTACGCCTCCTGCATTTTCCCGCTCACGCGGCGGCTGGATGTGAACCGCACCCTCGGCACACGCCACCGCGCGGCCATTGGGTTGAGCGAGGAAACCGATGCCATCGTCGTAATCGTCTCCGAAGAAACCGGCGACATTTCATACTGCCACGCCGGCGCGCTGCACGCCAACGTATCCGTGAATCAGCTCAAGGATTTTCTTACTGAAAAACTCAAAGCCGACGCCGCGCCCGTGGAGAAGCTCACCTTCGCCGCGCGCGTCAAAGATTCGCTGCGAGACCTCGGACAAATCATCAACAAAAAACTCCGACCGAAGGATCGTTCATGA
- the folP gene encoding dihydropteroate synthase: protein MNWQTGNITWQFPRPTMVMGIINVTPDSFSDGGKFSTANAAVAHALQLAAEGAELLDVGGESTRPGAPPVDEAEELRRVIPVIEKLAGETDAVISIDTQKPTVAKAAVAVGARVINDIAAHRADDAMWRVAAESGAGYIAMHMQGTPQTMQNAPEYDDVVATVEAFFAERLEAMAAVGLPAEQVALDPGIGFGKTAGHNLALLAGLTRFTKFQRPLMVGASRKSFLGGKIPERLDSSIACACRAAADGAHIVRVHDVRETVQALRSGGH, encoded by the coding sequence ATGAACTGGCAAACGGGTAACATCACGTGGCAATTCCCCCGCCCTACGATGGTGATGGGCATCATTAACGTCACGCCCGATTCATTTTCTGATGGCGGCAAATTCTCAACCGCCAATGCCGCCGTCGCTCACGCGCTGCAACTGGCCGCGGAGGGTGCGGAGCTGTTGGATGTCGGCGGCGAATCCACACGGCCCGGCGCACCGCCAGTGGATGAAGCCGAGGAATTGCGCCGCGTCATTCCGGTCATCGAAAAACTCGCAGGCGAAACCGATGCCGTCATTTCAATCGACACCCAAAAACCCACCGTTGCGAAAGCCGCCGTGGCCGTCGGCGCGCGGGTCATTAACGACATCGCCGCCCATCGCGCGGATGACGCGATGTGGCGCGTGGCCGCCGAATCCGGCGCGGGCTACATCGCCATGCATATGCAGGGCACGCCGCAAACAATGCAAAACGCGCCCGAATACGACGACGTGGTTGCGACGGTGGAGGCCTTTTTTGCTGAGCGACTGGAGGCGATGGCCGCCGTAGGATTGCCCGCTGAACAAGTGGCGCTCGATCCCGGAATTGGGTTTGGTAAAACGGCGGGGCATAATTTGGCGTTGCTCGCGGGGCTCACTCGTTTTACAAAATTCCAACGGCCACTGATGGTCGGCGCATCGCGCAAATCCTTCCTCGGCGGTAAGATCCCCGAGCGGTTGGACAGCAGCATCGCCTGCGCCTGCCGGGCCGCCGCGGATGGGGCACACATCGTCCGCGTGCACGATGTGCGCGAAACAGTGCAAGCCCTGCGCAGCGGAGGCCATTAG
- a CDS encoding VOC family protein, whose translation MPIVTKLLHTRYRVDDLERSVKFYTEILGLTETRRHTSPRGSTLVFLATPNSDEEIELCSYPSSGGVHVQEDLTHLAFLVDSLEAFEKHIQSHGVDYSDGPHLKDDGGGFAFIDAPEGYEIEVIQRGPSPGDGGY comes from the coding sequence ATGCCGATTGTCACCAAACTGCTACACACCCGTTACCGCGTGGACGACCTCGAACGCTCGGTGAAGTTTTACACTGAAATTCTCGGGCTCACCGAGACGCGCCGGCACACGTCGCCACGCGGCTCCACGCTCGTCTTTCTCGCCACGCCCAACAGCGACGAGGAAATCGAACTGTGCTCTTATCCCAGCAGCGGCGGCGTACACGTGCAGGAAGATCTCACCCACCTCGCCTTTCTCGTCGATAGCTTGGAGGCGTTTGAAAAACACATCCAATCGCACGGCGTGGACTATTCCGACGGCCCGCATCTCAAGGATGACGGCGGCGGCTTCGCTTTCATCGACGCGCCCGAAGGCTACGAAATCGAAGTCATCCAGCGCGGGCCCAGTCCCGGCGATGGCGGCTACTAG
- a CDS encoding S9 family peptidase: MKRFLYLIILAQTALSAPEVSSPTNIVTRGFKDKEFSAERAAKLAPYLNVRPLRFQDWHPTAHAMLITRRPARGQVTQLHVVNKPNGEPVVLTDGAEPVQSAVYHPKDGNRILFLRDAGGSEKYQVFHLDVAAKKTTMLTDGKHRHTGARWSPDGRRIAYFSPKRNGRDNDLYTMDPLKPASEKLLAKLPGGGWWITDWSPNGRLLLVIEYLSINHSRIHIIDAVTGERSLFSPETKARVSHGLARFDPQMRAVYYTCDESFDFQHIVRVDFRDGRRTRFLTEIRWDVENLEISKDGKTLAVVHNEGGVSRLRVVDANTQRVFYSPKLFAGVIHSVSWRADGLLAFDHEWAHAPGEVHVLDFSPVSSVRWQSAGLDGLDPSKLPIPVSGTFTSRDGTKFDAWFYYPGNYFDKGRHAQFSRLQVSGGLPTVIYYHGGPESQFRPRFMGGYNYLPGEMNVVLVCPNVRGSRGYGKRFLAADNGAKRVGVMLDVETLRNGLNEMPNIDGNRLAVMGGSYGGYMTLASLTHMPGFFKCGIDRVGISSFVTFLKNTSDYRRDLRRAEYGDERDPKMRKVLEEISPLNQMQKQMKEPDFQFSPLLIVQGANDPRVPASESAQMEAALRAKGQTVWYLLAKDEGHGFRKKVNRDFQYLATIEFFRKHLLGKK; the protein is encoded by the coding sequence GTGAAACGATTTTTATATTTGATAATTCTTGCCCAAACCGCGCTGAGTGCGCCAGAGGTTTCCTCGCCCACAAATATCGTAACGCGTGGGTTTAAGGACAAAGAATTCTCAGCCGAACGCGCCGCCAAACTTGCGCCCTATCTTAACGTGCGGCCGCTGCGGTTTCAGGATTGGCATCCCACCGCGCACGCGATGCTCATCACCCGCCGCCCCGCCCGCGGGCAAGTTACGCAGTTGCACGTGGTCAACAAGCCCAACGGCGAACCGGTGGTGCTGACGGATGGCGCGGAGCCGGTGCAGTCGGCGGTGTATCATCCGAAGGATGGAAACCGCATTTTATTTTTGCGCGATGCCGGCGGCAGCGAAAAATATCAAGTGTTCCATCTCGATGTCGCCGCGAAAAAAACCACGATGCTCACCGATGGCAAACACCGCCACACCGGCGCGCGGTGGTCGCCCGATGGTCGTCGCATCGCCTATTTTTCCCCCAAACGAAACGGGCGCGACAACGATCTTTACACGATGGACCCTCTCAAACCCGCCAGCGAAAAACTTCTCGCCAAGCTGCCAGGCGGCGGTTGGTGGATTACTGATTGGTCGCCCAATGGTCGACTGTTGTTGGTCATCGAATACCTTTCCATTAATCACAGCCGCATCCACATCATCGATGCGGTCACCGGCGAGCGCTCGTTGTTTTCGCCCGAGACCAAAGCTAGAGTGAGCCACGGACTTGCGCGGTTTGATCCGCAAATGCGCGCGGTGTATTATACTTGCGATGAGTCCTTTGATTTTCAACATATCGTGCGTGTGGATTTCAGGGACGGTCGCCGCACGCGCTTCCTCACGGAAATTCGCTGGGACGTCGAGAATCTGGAAATTTCAAAGGACGGCAAAACGCTGGCCGTGGTGCACAACGAAGGTGGCGTGAGCCGGTTGCGGGTGGTCGATGCAAACACGCAGCGCGTGTTCTATTCGCCCAAGTTGTTTGCCGGAGTCATCCACTCGGTCAGCTGGCGCGCGGATGGATTGTTGGCGTTTGACCACGAGTGGGCGCACGCCCCGGGCGAAGTGCATGTGCTCGATTTTTCGCCGGTGAGCAGCGTGCGCTGGCAATCGGCGGGGCTCGACGGATTGGATCCCTCCAAACTGCCCATTCCGGTGAGCGGCACCTTCACCAGCCGCGACGGCACGAAATTTGATGCGTGGTTTTATTACCCCGGAAATTATTTTGATAAAGGCAGGCATGCCCAGTTTTCCCGGCTGCAAGTGTCCGGCGGATTGCCGACGGTGATTTATTATCACGGCGGGCCCGAAAGCCAATTCCGTCCGCGCTTTATGGGTGGCTACAATTATTTGCCCGGCGAAATGAATGTAGTACTCGTGTGCCCCAACGTGCGCGGCTCACGCGGGTACGGCAAAAGGTTTCTCGCCGCCGACAACGGCGCGAAACGCGTGGGCGTGATGCTGGATGTGGAAACACTCCGCAACGGCCTCAACGAAATGCCCAACATCGATGGCAATCGCCTCGCCGTGATGGGTGGCAGTTATGGCGGTTATATGACGCTCGCCTCGCTCACGCATATGCCCGGCTTCTTCAAATGCGGCATCGATCGCGTGGGCATTTCCAGCTTTGTTACGTTCCTGAAAAACACCAGCGACTACCGGCGCGATTTGCGCCGCGCGGAATACGGCGATGAGCGTGATCCCAAAATGCGCAAAGTGCTCGAGGAAATTTCCCCGCTCAATCAAATGCAAAAGCAAATGAAGGAGCCGGATTTTCAATTCAGCCCGCTGCTCATCGTACAGGGCGCCAACGACCCCCGCGTGCCCGCCAGCGAAAGCGCCCAAATGGAAGCCGCGCTGCGCGCCAAAGGCCAAACGGTGTGGTACCTGCTCGCCAAAGACGAAGGCCATGGATTCCGCAAAAAAGTAAATCGTGATTTTCAGTATCTCGCCACCATCGAATTTTTCCGAAAGCATTTGCTCGGAAAAAAGTAG
- a CDS encoding low specificity L-threonine aldolase has product MKRARHFASDNNSGICPEAWAALEEANHGHASGYGEDQWTRKACRLIRDLFETDCEVFFVFTGSAANALGLASVCRSYHSIICHEASHVQNDECGGPEFFSGGAKVQTLPGKDGRLTPDAILAAAAARRDLHFPKSGALSLTQSTELGTVYSPAQIKANCRAAKKGGLKTHMDGARFSNAVASLGVAPKDITWRVGVDMLSFGLTKNGTHAGEALVFFDKTLAREFDWQNKQAGQLASKMRFLAAPWVGLLKDGAWLRNAAHANQMARRLRRALAKIPSVKFLYPTQANAVFVDLPPVLVDALHQRGWHFYTLYSENDARFMCSWDTTPEDVDDLADDLADLMANRKKLRPKSRKGQGR; this is encoded by the coding sequence ATGAAACGCGCGCGCCATTTTGCCAGTGACAATAATTCCGGCATCTGCCCCGAAGCTTGGGCCGCGTTGGAGGAAGCCAACCACGGTCACGCCTCCGGATACGGTGAGGATCAGTGGACCCGAAAAGCCTGCCGGCTTATCCGCGACTTATTTGAGACGGACTGTGAAGTGTTTTTTGTGTTCACCGGTTCCGCCGCCAACGCGCTCGGGCTTGCGTCGGTTTGCCGCAGCTATCATTCCATCATTTGCCACGAGGCATCCCACGTGCAAAACGACGAATGCGGCGGCCCGGAATTTTTCAGCGGCGGCGCCAAAGTGCAAACGCTGCCCGGTAAGGACGGCCGACTCACACCCGACGCGATCCTCGCCGCGGCTGCGGCCCGGCGTGATCTGCATTTTCCCAAGAGCGGCGCATTGAGCCTCACGCAATCCACCGAGCTGGGCACAGTGTATTCGCCCGCGCAAATCAAGGCCAACTGCCGCGCGGCAAAAAAAGGGGGGTTAAAAACCCATATGGACGGCGCGCGGTTTTCCAACGCTGTGGCCAGCCTTGGCGTGGCACCCAAGGACATCACCTGGCGCGTCGGCGTGGATATGCTTAGTTTTGGCCTCACCAAAAATGGTACGCATGCCGGCGAGGCGCTGGTTTTTTTCGATAAGACCCTCGCGCGTGAATTCGATTGGCAAAACAAACAAGCCGGACAACTCGCCAGCAAAATGCGTTTTCTTGCCGCGCCGTGGGTGGGGTTGCTTAAGGACGGCGCATGGTTGCGAAACGCTGCGCACGCTAACCAAATGGCCCGTCGCCTCCGCCGCGCTTTGGCAAAGATTCCCAGTGTGAAATTTCTCTACCCTACGCAGGCCAATGCGGTGTTTGTCGATCTACCGCCGGTGTTGGTGGATGCGTTGCACCAGCGCGGTTGGCATTTTTATACGCTGTATTCTGAAAACGACGCGCGTTTCATGTGCTCGTGGGATACCACACCGGAAGATGTGGATGATCTCGCCGACGATCTCGCTGACTTAATGGCCAATCGAAAAAAACTGCGCCCTAAATCCCGAAAAGGGCAGGGGCGCTAA
- a CDS encoding protease inhibitor I42 family protein, translating to MKKTNLLLAIVLAVFTLNAWAALCPKCSKLAYISSIGKCTKCENHTSSGAFKLCKTCSTQSGKCAHCEQPVVGKIKLVPGPAPAPNPDPVAPPLNAPKVNPADIAKVKTALEAWAKAKMKCGGNYQYTVGFSSAFGFGHTTTIIVKNNQVVGRVYEEFNRRAGPGAAPNGFVENETTVGKNKKGAPAKTLDEIYKTAAAIAAKALPPHEVRYVRTDKQGLLTSCFVMDRRIADDAPRNGVALGKITLADKAGDKPKKVFKAPNGNAFPAHWGAPPLRQTRDLRPLPGGYGRGSGTLRKWIQENLAKDAKKKNGAIQIQPVPRPPIVLGLQAPTPNRQIPPPPRVVGRPAPTPVRELPAGDCAQCRTEAHQLHLGLAENGKTITVKQGSIVRVKLRGNPTTGFTWNNATPAGVLKLMGKVSPQSGGRPGLVGAPGMSTATFAATAIGKGTIVLHYNRVFENNKAPAKTVKINIAITKDGRAGPANPTGGNNAARIAELEREIAKLKDFARRARFTQEGLKAHQAKITKLEQELATLTAGKNDGAPTFETWVKGGMKIPRGRVFLGGSPWFDERKGERRSPREVYKMLYGGKNPPVVKPSPRPNPGKGRFPAHWGAPPRLQTKDLRPLPGGYGRGSSTLARWIQQNLDKDKANPNRGNGNQDPKRSVIPKKLSLKDAQGGVAGFTGWVTTVKVDGTWNRRQFFNQQLRPIEQQGKLTDAQAQAIKATMNTANIEKLPARLGKFSGANPHVLTLTFGDQQIVLTLPTGAKLETPQPGGKLTGADAFALVAHELAHLHKNTDATEPRIRPLPEIPLGALSTPAQQPRR from the coding sequence ATGAAAAAAACTAACCTGCTCCTCGCCATCGTACTGGCAGTATTTACCCTCAATGCTTGGGCCGCGCTCTGCCCCAAGTGCAGCAAGCTCGCGTACATTTCCAGCATCGGCAAATGCACAAAATGCGAAAACCACACCAGCAGCGGCGCCTTCAAACTCTGCAAAACCTGCAGCACCCAATCCGGCAAATGCGCCCATTGCGAACAACCTGTGGTCGGGAAAATCAAACTTGTTCCCGGACCTGCCCCCGCTCCAAATCCGGATCCAGTTGCCCCCCCTCTCAACGCGCCCAAGGTGAATCCGGCCGACATCGCCAAGGTGAAGACCGCGCTCGAGGCGTGGGCCAAGGCGAAAATGAAATGCGGCGGCAACTACCAATACACCGTCGGCTTCTCCAGCGCGTTTGGCTTCGGCCACACGACCACGATTATTGTGAAAAATAATCAAGTAGTGGGGCGCGTTTATGAAGAGTTCAATCGCCGTGCCGGCCCCGGTGCTGCCCCAAACGGTTTCGTTGAAAATGAAACGACCGTCGGCAAAAACAAAAAAGGTGCCCCGGCTAAAACACTCGATGAGATTTACAAAACCGCCGCCGCCATCGCCGCCAAAGCATTGCCGCCGCACGAGGTGCGTTACGTGCGCACGGACAAACAAGGCTTGTTGACTTCCTGTTTCGTTATGGATCGTCGCATCGCGGATGACGCCCCGCGCAATGGCGTAGCCCTCGGCAAAATCACCCTCGCTGACAAGGCTGGTGATAAGCCGAAAAAAGTTTTCAAAGCGCCCAACGGCAACGCCTTCCCCGCCCACTGGGGCGCACCGCCTCTTCGCCAAACCCGCGACCTCCGTCCCCTTCCCGGCGGCTACGGACGAGGCAGCGGCACGTTACGGAAATGGATTCAGGAAAACCTCGCCAAGGACGCGAAGAAAAAAAACGGCGCCATCCAGATTCAGCCCGTGCCACGGCCACCGATCGTTCTGGGCTTACAGGCACCCACTCCCAATCGACAGATCCCGCCGCCCCCGCGCGTTGTCGGTCGCCCAGCCCCCACCCCCGTACGCGAGCTGCCCGCGGGAGACTGTGCGCAGTGCCGCACCGAGGCGCATCAACTCCACTTGGGTCTGGCCGAAAATGGCAAAACGATTACGGTGAAACAGGGCAGCATCGTGCGCGTAAAATTACGCGGCAACCCGACCACCGGTTTTACTTGGAACAATGCCACGCCAGCAGGCGTGCTCAAGCTGATGGGTAAAGTCTCCCCCCAATCCGGCGGCCGTCCGGGACTGGTCGGCGCGCCCGGAATGTCCACGGCCACTTTCGCTGCCACGGCAATTGGCAAGGGCACGATCGTGCTCCATTACAATCGTGTTTTTGAAAACAACAAAGCACCGGCCAAAACGGTGAAGATCAATATCGCGATCACCAAAGACGGTCGCGCCGGGCCGGCAAACCCGACCGGCGGCAACAACGCCGCACGTATTGCCGAGCTGGAGCGGGAGATTGCGAAGCTAAAAGATTTTGCCCGACGCGCACGATTTACGCAGGAAGGCCTCAAGGCGCACCAAGCCAAAATCACCAAACTCGAACAGGAATTGGCAACCTTGACTGCCGGAAAAAACGACGGCGCGCCCACGTTCGAAACATGGGTAAAGGGCGGCATGAAAATTCCGCGCGGCCGCGTGTTTCTGGGCGGCTCCCCATGGTTCGACGAACGCAAAGGCGAACGCCGCTCCCCGCGTGAAGTTTACAAAATGCTTTACGGTGGAAAAAACCCGCCCGTCGTCAAGCCGAGCCCCCGCCCGAATCCAGGCAAAGGCCGTTTTCCAGCGCATTGGGGCGCGCCGCCGCGGCTGCAAACCAAGGACCTACGCCCACTCCCCGGCGGATACGGCCGCGGCAGCAGCACGTTAGCCCGCTGGATTCAGCAAAACTTGGACAAAGACAAAGCCAACCCTAACCGGGGCAATGGCAACCAAGACCCAAAACGCAGCGTGATTCCCAAGAAACTTTCGCTCAAGGATGCGCAGGGAGGGGTCGCGGGATTCACCGGTTGGGTCACCACCGTCAAAGTGGACGGCACGTGGAATCGTCGGCAGTTTTTCAACCAACAACTCCGACCCATCGAGCAGCAGGGCAAGCTGACCGACGCCCAAGCCCAAGCCATCAAGGCCACAATGAACACGGCAAACATTGAGAAGCTCCCCGCGCGCCTTGGAAAATTTAGTGGCGCCAACCCACATGTGCTCACGCTTACCTTTGGCGATCAGCAAATCGTGCTCACTTTGCCCACCGGTGCCAAACTGGAAACACCCCAACCCGGCGGCAAGCTCACCGGAGCCGACGCCTTTGCGCTGGTCGCGCACGAGTTAGCCCATCTCCACAAAAACACGGACGCGACGGAACCGCGCATCCGTCCGTTGCCGGAAATTCCACTCGGGGCACTGAGTACCCCCGCACAACAACCCCGCAGGTAA